In one window of Methanoculleus chikugoensis DNA:
- a CDS encoding roadblock/LC7 domain-containing protein, which yields MLPDGISLGRLQGPLSALASISPHFTGAVRISETGGTGFVLIQAGKPYASAFENRSKGLLLSGDEAYRYLFDRPSLESELIAYTAGETEVAREASREAGCLITEGGAKPSSRIGSVNTSCLDQIARQPGVVAVSVFHEGFALQSLGSGDFEQVAAVSEDLLRAGTRITGDMEMGGLSQIILETPTGKLIIAPYGDLSLCILAKPDANLGLIRLSIRGMQDNPG from the coding sequence ATGCTACCCGACGGCATCTCACTTGGACGACTGCAGGGGCCTCTCTCGGCCCTTGCTTCAATCAGCCCTCACTTCACCGGAGCGGTGCGCATCAGCGAGACCGGAGGAACCGGTTTTGTCCTGATTCAGGCCGGGAAACCCTATGCATCTGCGTTCGAGAACCGCAGCAAAGGTTTGCTGCTCAGCGGAGACGAAGCGTACAGATACCTGTTTGATCGGCCGTCGCTTGAATCCGAACTGATCGCCTACACCGCCGGGGAGACCGAGGTGGCCCGGGAAGCCTCCCGTGAGGCCGGGTGCCTGATCACCGAGGGCGGTGCAAAGCCATCTTCCCGGATAGGGTCGGTGAACACGAGTTGCCTCGACCAGATCGCACGGCAGCCGGGTGTCGTTGCCGTCTCGGTCTTCCACGAGGGGTTTGCCCTCCAGTCGCTCGGATCCGGGGACTTCGAGCAGGTGGCCGCGGTCTCCGAAGACCTGCTCCGTGCCGGCACCCGCATCACCGGCGATATGGAGATGGGCGGCCTCTCCCAGATAATCCTCGAGACACCGACGGGGAAGCTCATCATCGCACCCTACGGCGATCTCTCCCTCTGCATCCTTGCAAAGCCGGATGCCAACCTCGGCCTGATCCGGCTCTCTATACGAGGGATGCAGGATAACCCCGGGTGA
- a CDS encoding UPF0058 family protein, with protein MHKEELIALHGILTEIKDFFELQNPELKFSQYYALKIDPSQVHKSKMEHKYAIFVLGTELANAMKDVEFSSSGRISARMKELAEKTLKEIEYLQ; from the coding sequence ATGCACAAGGAAGAGTTGATAGCCTTACATGGGATTCTTACTGAGATTAAAGACTTTTTTGAGTTGCAGAACCCGGAGTTGAAATTTTCCCAATATTACGCGTTGAAGATAGACCCTTCTCAGGTGCATAAGAGCAAGATGGAACATAAGTATGCGATATTCGTGCTCGGCACGGAACTTGCGAACGCCATGAAGGACGTGGAGTTCTCGTCATCCGGCCGGATCTCCGCCCGGATGAAGGAACTTGCCGAGAAGACCTTGAAAGAGATAGAATATCTCCAATAA
- a CDS encoding DUF167 domain-containing protein produces METYVDAVAETPHGVTITLDVTAGAKRSAFPAGYNEWRKSIKCQITAPAVGGKANRAITDLLAEIFGVSRADVTIIAGHTSSSKTVAIAGVSRSHALACLETAGT; encoded by the coding sequence ATGGAGACCTACGTCGATGCCGTCGCCGAGACCCCGCACGGGGTGACGATCACGCTCGATGTCACGGCGGGTGCAAAACGATCGGCGTTTCCTGCCGGCTACAACGAGTGGCGCAAAAGCATCAAGTGCCAGATAACGGCCCCCGCCGTCGGCGGGAAAGCGAACCGCGCTATCACCGACCTCCTCGCGGAGATATTCGGCGTCTCCCGCGCCGACGTGACCATCATCGCCGGACACACGTCTTCCTCGAAGACCGTGGCAATCGCCGGCGTATCGAGATCTCATGCTCTCGCGTGCCTGGAGACCGCCGGGACCTGA
- a CDS encoding ornithine cyclodeaminase family protein has protein sequence MKYYPVHAGYPPYAEVNPAIEAAFAEHGRGNVQMPPKVYVTLVENGDFRTMPAYLPARGIAGVKIVNVHPHNRTRGLPTVMALTIIIDIKTGIPTAIINATELTALRTGAAGAIAAKYLAPRHPVTLGIVGTGRQAEAQVEATAASLAIEEILVWSRTEKSAEAFATRYSEYNARSVPIERACDCDVLTTTTPSTKPVVMADWIHEGTHINAIGADAPGKQELDPAILLKAEVFVDDPGQAAHSGEINVPVGTGHYDLARIAGTLGEVVIGKKERSSPDAVTIFDSTGLAIQDLAIAALVLRDEGEYELPFP, from the coding sequence ATGAAGTATTATCCGGTTCATGCCGGATACCCGCCGTATGCCGAGGTGAATCCGGCGATTGAAGCGGCCTTTGCCGAGCACGGGAGAGGCAACGTCCAGATGCCGCCGAAGGTCTACGTGACGCTCGTCGAGAACGGGGACTTTCGGACGATGCCTGCTTACCTCCCGGCCCGGGGGATTGCCGGGGTGAAGATCGTCAACGTCCACCCGCATAACCGCACGAGAGGCCTTCCCACCGTCATGGCGCTCACCATCATCATCGATATCAAGACCGGTATTCCGACGGCGATCATCAACGCCACCGAACTCACCGCGTTGCGCACCGGGGCGGCGGGCGCGATTGCGGCGAAGTATCTCGCGCCCCGTCACCCCGTCACCCTCGGGATCGTGGGAACCGGGCGGCAGGCGGAGGCGCAGGTCGAGGCGACGGCTGCCTCGCTCGCGATCGAGGAGATCCTGGTCTGGAGCAGGACAGAGAAGAGTGCGGAGGCTTTTGCGACACGTTACTCCGAGTACAACGCCCGGAGCGTCCCGATCGAGCGCGCCTGCGACTGCGACGTACTGACCACGACGACGCCGTCGACAAAACCGGTCGTGATGGCGGACTGGATCCACGAAGGAACGCACATCAACGCGATCGGCGCGGATGCCCCCGGCAAGCAGGAACTGGATCCCGCGATTCTGCTCAAAGCCGAGGTCTTCGTCGACGACCCCGGCCAGGCGGCCCACTCGGGCGAGATCAACGTCCCGGTCGGCACCGGGCACTACGACCTCGCCCGGATCGCGGGAACCCTCGGCGAGGTCGTCATCGGGAAGAAAGAACGGTCGTCCCCGGACGCCGTCACGATCTTCGACTCCACCGGGCTTGCCATCCAGGACCTCGCCATCGCCGCCCTCGTCCTGCGGGACGAGGGGGAGTACGAACTGCCGTTCCCGTGA
- the dnaG gene encoding DNA primase DnaG — translation MYSPDTTKYLIHLILQIEGVVDKPDVVGAIFGQTEGLLGEDLDLRDLQRTGRVGRIDVQITTKRGETKGEILISSSLDRAETALLASSLETIDRVGPCTAHVKVDRIEDIRVTKRRRIVERAKELLLEDFDEGSINSDELLDEVRETIRIEKLEYLGEEKVHAGPNVMDSDAIILVEGRADVINLLRCGIKNAVAVEGTNVPRIIVDLCSQKTVTTLLDGDRGGELILRELLQVAEIDFVAYSPRGKSVEEMSRKEIVKALRNKVPAVGVIDQPPADEKNEGAARAARAGIRAPTDADENEQSPRREWGPKPPSTLGEHMADVRDKKIARFLSPDYTVLLESNATDVEGALQNLNGDVEGVVVDRIIDQKLLDQLGGRDLEFVAARDFKGIIKRPLSIRLIKIG, via the coding sequence ATGTACTCACCGGATACCACAAAGTATCTTATTCATCTTATCCTGCAGATCGAGGGGGTGGTAGATAAACCCGACGTAGTGGGCGCCATCTTCGGCCAGACCGAGGGGTTGCTCGGCGAAGACCTCGACCTGCGCGACTTACAGAGAACCGGCCGCGTCGGCCGGATCGATGTTCAGATCACCACGAAACGAGGAGAGACAAAAGGCGAGATACTCATCTCGTCTTCACTCGACCGGGCTGAGACCGCGCTCCTCGCCTCGTCGCTCGAGACGATCGACCGGGTCGGGCCGTGCACGGCGCACGTGAAGGTCGACCGGATCGAGGATATCCGGGTGACCAAGCGGCGCAGGATCGTCGAGCGCGCCAAAGAACTCCTCCTCGAAGACTTCGACGAGGGCTCCATCAACAGCGACGAACTCCTCGACGAGGTCAGGGAGACCATCAGGATCGAGAAACTCGAGTACCTCGGCGAAGAGAAGGTGCACGCGGGGCCGAACGTCATGGACTCCGACGCCATCATCCTCGTCGAGGGGCGGGCCGACGTCATCAACCTGCTCCGTTGCGGGATCAAGAACGCCGTTGCGGTCGAAGGAACCAACGTCCCACGCATCATCGTCGATCTCTGTTCGCAGAAGACCGTGACGACCCTGCTCGACGGCGACCGGGGCGGAGAACTGATCCTTCGCGAGCTCCTCCAGGTCGCCGAGATCGACTTTGTGGCCTACAGTCCCCGCGGAAAGAGCGTCGAGGAGATGAGCCGCAAAGAGATCGTCAAGGCGCTCCGGAACAAGGTGCCCGCAGTGGGGGTTATCGACCAGCCTCCCGCCGACGAGAAGAACGAGGGGGCTGCACGCGCAGCCCGCGCCGGGATTCGGGCTCCCACCGATGCGGACGAGAACGAGCAGTCGCCGCGCCGTGAATGGGGCCCAAAGCCCCCCTCGACGCTCGGGGAACATATGGCCGACGTCCGGGACAAAAAGATTGCGCGGTTCCTCTCACCGGACTACACCGTCCTCCTGGAATCCAACGCAACCGATGTCGAAGGCGCACTCCAGAACCTGAACGGCGATGTCGAGGGGGTTGTCGTCGATCGTATCATCGACCAGAAACTCCTCGATCAGCTGGGGGGGAGGGACCTCGAGTTCGTGGCTGCCCGGGACTTTAAGGGGATAATAAAGCGCCCGCTCTCCATAAGACTCATAAAGATAGGGTGA
- a CDS encoding hydrogenase maturation protease translates to MQKSRVCIIGCGNPLMGNDGAGISVMHLFDGRLPGVDAIDGGTGGFGLIPLMEGYEQVVIVDAMVGIGDRIGEVRTFEVPPSWDIPVYALHDIGIGEVVTLARELGYAGEIVTVGIEVGEIQAFSRDIDPEVVEGIQIAEQKILTILREWTGDQESRS, encoded by the coding sequence ATGCAGAAGAGCCGGGTATGTATCATCGGGTGCGGAAACCCCCTCATGGGGAACGACGGGGCAGGGATCTCGGTGATGCACCTCTTCGACGGGAGATTGCCCGGTGTGGATGCGATCGACGGCGGCACCGGCGGGTTTGGTCTGATCCCGCTGATGGAAGGTTACGAACAGGTGGTTATCGTCGATGCGATGGTGGGTATCGGCGACCGCATCGGAGAAGTCCGTACATTTGAAGTCCCGCCGTCGTGGGATATCCCGGTATACGCGCTCCACGACATCGGGATCGGCGAGGTGGTGACGCTTGCCCGGGAACTCGGGTATGCCGGAGAGATCGTGACCGTCGGGATTGAAGTAGGCGAGATCCAGGCATTCAGCAGGGATATCGATCCGGAGGTTGTAGAGGGGATCCAGATTGCCGAGCAGAAGATCCTCACCATCCTCAGGGAGTGGACCGGTGATCAGGAGAGCAGATCATAG
- a CDS encoding Ni/Fe hydrogenase subunit alpha has protein sequence MKEITISPVTRIEGHAGVRIYLNDRGEVDSAHFQVVELRGFEKFLIGASIEEAPRITPRICGICPSAHHLAAAKATDQIYGVEPPATGKKLRELLSIGQFIHSHALHFFMLAAPDFILGHDAPAEERNVIGLARHSPDLAKKAIAARKFGQRLTEAVGGKPIHPSNALPGGMSTPLTEGKRAELMTMANEALGIAREGWDLARGLLDGVDTEFGAVTTGFLGMANNGVYSTCDGPAMMLGPDGNHLGSFSGQDYTNFIEEYSEDWSYLKFARFKGGNYYRVGPLARLNIVQKMGTEHADAALAEYREWFGTLTQATLAYNLARYIEFLASCERAVQLLSDPGITGSEIRTPVGAVVNRRGVGIIEAPRGTLIHDYTVDENGIIERCNLIVATCQNNYGMDRGVEDMARRVVENGALTEGAANRIEMIIRAYDPCISCATHAIGRMPLKIECVRRT, from the coding sequence ATGAAAGAGATCACGATCAGCCCGGTGACCCGGATCGAGGGTCATGCAGGCGTCAGGATCTACCTCAACGACCGGGGAGAGGTCGACTCGGCCCACTTCCAGGTCGTGGAACTGAGGGGATTCGAGAAGTTCCTTATCGGCGCTTCAATCGAGGAGGCACCTCGGATCACGCCCCGCATATGCGGGATATGCCCCTCGGCGCACCACCTGGCTGCAGCGAAGGCGACCGACCAGATCTACGGCGTCGAACCGCCCGCGACCGGAAAGAAACTCCGGGAACTCTTGAGCATCGGGCAGTTCATCCATTCCCACGCCCTCCACTTCTTCATGCTCGCGGCTCCCGACTTCATCCTGGGACACGACGCGCCTGCGGAGGAGAGGAACGTCATCGGGCTTGCTCGCCACTCGCCGGATCTTGCGAAGAAGGCGATTGCGGCCAGGAAGTTCGGTCAGCGCCTGACGGAGGCGGTCGGCGGCAAACCCATCCACCCGTCGAACGCGCTGCCCGGCGGGATGTCGACGCCGCTCACGGAAGGGAAGAGAGCCGAGCTGATGACTATGGCGAACGAGGCGCTCGGGATCGCGCGCGAGGGATGGGATCTCGCTCGCGGTCTCCTCGACGGCGTCGACACGGAGTTCGGGGCAGTAACGACCGGGTTCCTCGGCATGGCCAACAACGGGGTCTACTCGACCTGTGATGGGCCTGCTATGATGCTCGGCCCGGACGGGAACCACCTCGGCTCGTTCTCGGGTCAGGACTACACGAACTTCATCGAGGAGTACTCGGAAGACTGGTCGTACCTGAAGTTCGCCCGGTTCAAAGGCGGAAACTACTACCGGGTCGGGCCGCTCGCCCGGCTCAACATCGTGCAGAAGATGGGCACGGAGCACGCGGACGCCGCTCTCGCGGAGTACCGCGAGTGGTTCGGCACCCTCACCCAGGCCACGCTCGCATACAACCTGGCACGCTACATCGAGTTCCTCGCCTCGTGCGAGCGGGCCGTCCAGTTGCTCTCCGACCCGGGCATCACCGGCTCAGAGATCCGGACGCCGGTGGGAGCGGTCGTGAACCGTCGGGGCGTCGGGATCATCGAGGCTCCCCGGGGCACTCTGATCCACGACTATACCGTCGATGAGAACGGCATCATCGAGCGGTGCAACCTGATCGTGGCGACCTGCCAGAATAACTACGGGATGGATCGCGGCGTGGAGGATATGGCACGCCGGGTGGTGGAGAACGGAGCGCTGACCGAAGGGGCAGCAAACCGCATCGAGATGATCATCAGGGCGTATGACCCCTGTATCTCGTGCGCAACGCACGCGATCGGGAGGATGCCCCTCAAGATAGAATGCGTTCGGAGAACGTGA
- a CDS encoding 4Fe-4S dicluster domain-containing protein, with translation MEIHVDKDACVGCGLCVKDCPMHVYELQDNVSVAVRPNNCMGCLSCHEICPAQALEHRGIYAARRHYIDIKVCEMLRKVV, from the coding sequence ATGGAGATACATGTGGATAAGGACGCGTGCGTAGGGTGCGGTCTCTGTGTCAAGGACTGCCCGATGCACGTGTACGAACTCCAGGACAACGTGAGTGTCGCGGTCAGGCCGAACAACTGCATGGGATGCCTTTCCTGCCACGAGATCTGCCCGGCTCAGGCACTCGAGCACCGGGGCATCTACGCCGCCCGGAGACACTACATCGACATCAAGGTCTGTGAAATGCTTCGGAAGGTGGTCTGA
- a CDS encoding roadblock/LC7 domain-containing protein produces MLKQILGEFLKLDGVTAAVVAGRDGFVIESVVAGDVDVEALGAMASTGMGTSEAMSDELGKGEMSQMLIELENGPILLSPLSEDELIAIVANANVNVGRIRYELKKNRDRITAAL; encoded by the coding sequence ATGCTTAAACAGATTCTGGGAGAATTCCTGAAACTTGACGGGGTTACCGCCGCAGTCGTGGCGGGGCGGGACGGCTTTGTGATCGAGAGCGTCGTTGCCGGGGACGTGGACGTCGAGGCCCTGGGCGCCATGGCGTCGACCGGTATGGGCACGTCCGAAGCCATGAGCGACGAACTCGGGAAGGGTGAGATGAGCCAGATGCTCATCGAACTGGAGAACGGGCCGATCCTGCTCTCCCCGCTCTCGGAGGACGAGCTGATCGCTATCGTGGCGAACGCGAACGTTAATGTCGGGAGAATCCGCTACGAACTGAAGAAGAACAGGGATCGGATAACTGCTGCTCTGTGA
- a CDS encoding F420-nonreducing hydrogenase, translating into MKIAIEELAGCSGCTIAVLDLHEMLLDILAEAEIVYSPVIMDVKEPPEDIDIAFVTGAVRNEENRERLEKIRKRSKTLVALGTCACYGGVSGLSMLSSNEDIFSCVYREAATTKPDGVIPTDVPPFLYRAFAVGDLVKIDYYVTGCPPKEAFLRDLIPAMVSGNTLELSRKSVCSECDRKMGQVENWTLKRRHEGVPDREHCLLGQGYLCLGSVTFGRCGASCPKNNIPCHGCNGPSLDILREPCRDIYGMMVRRISDLTDKPQKEVEKELYDVAHTMYAFTIGSLIMEDKENSKIRDLVKERSR; encoded by the coding sequence ATGAAGATTGCTATTGAAGAACTCGCAGGGTGTTCGGGATGCACGATCGCGGTGCTCGACCTCCACGAGATGCTGCTCGACATCCTCGCGGAAGCGGAGATCGTCTACTCCCCGGTGATCATGGACGTCAAGGAGCCTCCTGAGGATATCGATATAGCGTTCGTGACCGGAGCCGTCCGCAACGAAGAGAACCGCGAGCGCCTCGAAAAGATCCGGAAACGGTCAAAGACACTTGTCGCACTCGGGACCTGCGCCTGCTATGGGGGCGTATCGGGTCTCTCGATGCTGAGCTCGAACGAGGACATCTTCTCCTGCGTCTACCGGGAGGCGGCGACGACGAAGCCCGACGGGGTTATCCCGACGGACGTGCCGCCGTTCCTCTACCGGGCGTTCGCGGTCGGCGATCTCGTGAAGATCGATTACTACGTCACGGGCTGCCCGCCGAAAGAGGCGTTCCTGAGAGACCTCATCCCGGCGATGGTTTCGGGAAACACCCTTGAACTCTCGCGCAAGTCCGTCTGTTCGGAATGCGACAGGAAGATGGGGCAGGTCGAGAACTGGACGCTCAAGCGCCGGCACGAGGGTGTTCCCGACCGCGAACACTGCCTGCTCGGGCAGGGCTATCTCTGCCTCGGGAGCGTCACCTTCGGGAGATGCGGCGCGTCGTGCCCCAAAAACAACATCCCGTGCCACGGGTGCAACGGCCCCTCGCTCGATATCCTTCGCGAGCCCTGCCGGGACATCTATGGCATGATGGTGCGAAGAATCTCGGATCTCACCGATAAGCCGCAGAAAGAGGTGGAGAAGGAACTCTACGACGTCGCACACACGATGTATGCCTTCACCATCGGGAGCCTGATCATGGAAGACAAGGAGAACTCAAAGATCCGGGATCTGGTAAAGGAGAGGAGCAGATGA
- a CDS encoding ATP-grasp domain-containing protein produces MIHIVPKPTDTPDDNSTGAVMRELERADARYGVLDLGAVNSLDSGLENELIWVCGIRQDGHQFETLNVLSLNNRVINTPESIVACASKVMTTALLLANNVRTPETVYTQSEGQARQFLQRHGKIVYKPLYGYDGNGIRLVTGPGELGPGPWYLQEYVKNDRDFRVFVLGGEAVGAIARVSDTLMHNIHQGGIGMPVAIDEEMRATAEAAAAAIGIDYCGVDLLLDREGYTVLEVNGTPNWHCMAAPIPKLLARYLIEREREMRA; encoded by the coding sequence ATGATCCACATCGTACCAAAACCGACCGATACGCCGGACGACAACTCGACCGGCGCTGTTATGCGTGAACTGGAGAGAGCCGATGCCCGATACGGGGTTCTCGATCTCGGCGCAGTCAACTCCCTCGACTCCGGGCTTGAGAACGAACTCATATGGGTCTGCGGTATCCGGCAGGACGGGCACCAGTTCGAGACCTTAAACGTGCTCTCGCTCAATAACCGGGTGATCAACACGCCCGAAAGTATCGTTGCCTGTGCATCCAAGGTGATGACGACGGCACTCCTCCTCGCAAACAATGTGAGGACGCCCGAGACGGTCTACACGCAGTCCGAGGGGCAGGCGCGGCAATTCCTCCAGCGGCACGGGAAAATTGTCTACAAACCGCTCTATGGGTATGACGGAAACGGTATCCGGCTCGTGACGGGGCCCGGTGAACTCGGGCCGGGGCCCTGGTACCTGCAGGAGTACGTGAAGAACGACCGGGACTTCCGCGTCTTCGTCCTCGGCGGCGAGGCCGTCGGTGCGATAGCCCGGGTCTCCGATACCCTGATGCACAACATCCACCAGGGCGGGATCGGGATGCCGGTCGCGATCGACGAGGAGATGCGCGCCACTGCCGAGGCGGCGGCGGCGGCGATCGGGATCGACTACTGCGGGGTCGATCTCCTCCTCGATCGCGAGGGGTACACCGTCCTCGAGGTGAACGGGACGCCGAACTGGCACTGCATGGCGGCGCCCATCCCGAAACTGCTCGCCCGATACCTCATCGAGCGCGAGCGCGAGATGCGTGCCTGA
- the tes gene encoding tetraether lipid synthase Tes, whose protein sequence is MLIKKTKSLCPTCGRVLDADIVEEEGKVWLVRTCPEHGVYRGLYWSDAEMYRRFEDFECIGEGVSNPQKTGSPAGCPNNCGVCENHRSTTLLANIDLTNRCNLNCDFCFANAQACGYVYEPTFDQIVGMLSMLREEKPVPAPAVQFSGGEPTMRDDLPELIRKAKELGMSQVQVATNGIRLAQDPEYVKQLKEAGLSTVYLHFDGVSRETNSKIASDQRAIENCAAIGLGVVLVPTVIKGRNDHEVGAIVKYAAERIKVIRGVNFQPVAFTGAASEDDVRNERITIPELAERIEEQTDGVIKKDYFYPVPCVVPISELVEAYTGKPQITFTTHQHCGAATYVFVTDEGMVPINKMVDVDAFFESVEKMTAKLAKGGSLNKYMTLVEGVKDLYYSTRKAEQKNTGEFMKLIGKALIMQNFEALREFHWNALFIGTMHFMDKYNYDLCRVQRCCIHYATPDGRLIPFCTYNSGPVYREQVWKAFAEPRTEE, encoded by the coding sequence ATGCTGATAAAAAAGACGAAGAGCCTCTGCCCAACATGCGGTCGCGTGCTCGATGCCGATATCGTTGAGGAAGAGGGGAAGGTCTGGCTGGTCCGCACCTGCCCGGAGCATGGTGTGTACCGGGGCCTTTACTGGTCCGATGCGGAGATGTACCGGAGATTTGAAGATTTCGAATGCATCGGAGAGGGAGTCTCGAACCCACAGAAGACCGGTTCCCCGGCAGGATGCCCGAACAACTGCGGTGTCTGCGAGAACCACCGGTCGACGACGCTGCTCGCAAATATCGACCTGACGAACCGGTGCAACCTCAACTGCGACTTCTGCTTTGCAAACGCCCAGGCATGCGGCTATGTCTATGAACCGACCTTCGACCAGATCGTCGGGATGCTCTCCATGCTGCGCGAGGAAAAGCCTGTTCCCGCTCCTGCCGTCCAGTTCTCGGGCGGCGAGCCGACGATGCGCGACGATCTGCCCGAACTCATCCGGAAGGCAAAAGAACTCGGGATGTCCCAGGTGCAGGTCGCGACGAACGGTATCCGGCTCGCGCAGGACCCCGAATACGTGAAACAACTCAAGGAGGCAGGGCTCTCCACCGTCTACCTGCACTTTGACGGTGTAAGCCGCGAGACGAACTCGAAAATCGCGAGCGATCAGCGGGCGATAGAGAACTGCGCGGCAATCGGCCTCGGGGTGGTGCTGGTGCCCACGGTCATCAAGGGCAGGAACGATCATGAGGTAGGCGCCATTGTCAAGTACGCCGCAGAGCGCATCAAGGTCATCCGTGGCGTAAACTTCCAGCCGGTGGCGTTCACCGGGGCTGCAAGCGAGGATGACGTCAGGAACGAACGGATCACCATCCCGGAACTTGCGGAGCGGATCGAGGAGCAGACGGACGGCGTGATCAAGAAGGACTACTTCTACCCGGTGCCCTGCGTCGTCCCGATCTCCGAACTCGTCGAGGCCTACACGGGTAAACCCCAGATCACGTTCACCACGCACCAGCACTGCGGCGCAGCGACCTACGTCTTCGTCACCGACGAAGGGATGGTTCCGATCAACAAGATGGTGGACGTCGACGCCTTCTTCGAGTCGGTCGAGAAGATGACGGCGAAACTCGCGAAAGGCGGGTCGCTCAACAAGTACATGACCCTCGTCGAGGGGGTCAAAGACCTCTACTACTCCACGAGGAAGGCGGAGCAGAAGAACACTGGGGAGTTCATGAAATTGATTGGGAAGGCTCTCATCATGCAGAACTTCGAGGCTCTGCGCGAGTTCCACTGGAACGCCCTCTTCATCGGCACGATGCACTTCATGGACAAGTACAACTACGACCTCTGCCGGGTGCAGCGGTGCTGTATCCACTACGCGACCCCGGACGGCCGCCTGATCCCGTTCTGCACCTACAACAGCGGCCCGGTCTACCGCGAACAGGTCTGGAAAGCCTTCGCAGAGCCCAGGACGGAAGAGTAA
- the minD gene encoding cell division ATPase MinD, with protein MVKVYTIASGKGGTGKTTVTANLGPMLAQYGKKTCILDADVGMANLGLILGLENLPVTLHEVLAGKARVRDAIYDGPFGVKVVPCGLSLQGFQQSNPDRLKDIMTDLVSEFEILILDAPAGISRDGVIPLTIADGVILVVNPEISSIVDSLKTKILTETVGGHVEGAIINRVAATGNDFNSAQMEKLLGVRVLGIIPEDPNIRRASAGRSPIVVKYPSSGASRAFKRLSADIAGIEYTEEETKPSREGFVDRLARALFRTKA; from the coding sequence ATGGTAAAAGTATACACGATTGCGTCCGGTAAGGGCGGTACCGGCAAAACGACGGTCACAGCAAATCTGGGTCCGATGCTGGCCCAATATGGAAAGAAGACATGCATTCTGGATGCCGATGTCGGAATGGCGAATCTCGGGCTCATTCTCGGGCTTGAAAACCTCCCGGTGACCCTGCACGAAGTGCTGGCCGGCAAAGCGCGCGTCCGGGACGCCATCTACGACGGGCCGTTCGGCGTGAAGGTCGTCCCGTGCGGGCTCTCCCTCCAGGGCTTCCAGCAATCGAACCCCGACCGGCTCAAGGACATCATGACCGACCTCGTGAGCGAGTTCGAAATCCTGATCCTGGATGCTCCTGCAGGGATCAGCAGGGACGGCGTCATCCCGCTGACGATTGCCGACGGGGTGATTCTCGTGGTAAATCCCGAGATCTCCTCGATCGTCGACTCATTAAAGACAAAGATCCTGACCGAGACCGTCGGCGGGCATGTCGAAGGGGCGATCATCAACCGGGTCGCGGCCACCGGGAACGATTTCAACAGCGCACAGATGGAGAAACTCCTCGGGGTCCGGGTGCTCGGGATCATACCTGAAGACCCGAACATCCGGCGCGCATCTGCCGGGAGGTCGCCGATCGTGGTGAAGTACCCCTCGTCCGGTGCATCCCGTGCCTTCAAGCGCCTTTCCGCCGATATAGCCGGCATCGAGTACACCGAGGAAGAGACAAAACCTTCCCGGGAAGGCTTTGTCGACCGGCTTGCCCGTGCCCTCTTCCGGACGAAAGCGTGA